ATTACCTATTTGTCTTGAAATGCTTCTAATAttgaagactatccccacaaactaacacgagttcttttagcatattttgtcatttctagGGATAACCAACGTAAAATTGCTTCAAGCTAAGCATATTGAATGTGCACCTTGTTTTCCGGTCCAAAATTAAGTGTGTTTGGTTTAAAGCAAACTTGGATgaactttttctaaaaaatatatgactgaggacaaaacatgctaaaaGAATCCATGATTATGTTGCTCGGGATGTAAATGAATACTGGGACCATCGGGTACTTAATCAAGACTCTAAATTTCGATTTAAATTATGGGTATAGAGCGTGTAATAGCCTAAaccattgctagcagatattgttatttgtagacttcctctcaagatttttaaaacgcgtatgtcaggaagaggtttccacaccattacaatctaccccttttaGGACCCAGCTTCCTCGTTGGGATCTCCCGTAGCGATGCtttttcaaaaactattttaaaagtttagagaccgaataaatgaaaaagacgGTGTGGTGTGAATAAGGGTGATGTTGATTTGCTGagtcaaaaagaaagatggtGATGTTTATTAGGCTATATACAATCAAAGGGTGGGTGGGAATTGGGCCCATTTTCTAGAATTTGTATCATTCTAAGCAATGGAATTGTCTTCCAATGACTTTTCCTCTCAATTTCTGCTACCAAATTCCCCTATTTATACTCACCCATTTCCTCTCTTCCTTCATTCATCTATCCATTTTGCACCCATTTTTGGTGGTTTTGAACCCTTTTTCAGGCCCTTTTTGGTGGTTTTGAACCCTTTTTCAGGCCCTTTTTGGTGGTTTTGAACCCTTTTTGAGGCAATTTTTGgtccctttctctctttctttgtcCTTTACCCTCTTACTTCTGGTTTGTCAAAACAATGCACCAAAAACATTGAAGGTATGTATTATCCGCCTCtcccccttgaacaaagtgcaccatagagcctctcccgagacctatggagcccttgaatagcctccccttaatcaaggctcgactccttctctggagtcctcgaacatggtacaccctttgttcaactacaccttcgaggctcaacttttttatttgacatttgatgattctatatCAACATTTGatgattctattgatatggctaagttaaaggtatggttctgataccatgttagaaatcacggctctagaatggtatgatattgttcactttgagcataaggtTTCATGGGTTTGCTTTCGGCTTTCCTAAAAGGcgtcataccaatggagatgtattccttacttatcctccgttcgaacaaagtataccatagagcctcccatgagacctatggagcccttgaacagcctccccttaatcgagactcaactccttctctagagccctagtacatcatttgttcgacacttgagtcacttgaggattgactctaataccatgttaggaatcacaactctccacaatagtatgagcataagctctcgtggctttgcttttggtttccctaaAATggctcgtaccaatgaagatgtattccttacttataaacctatgatcaacaccttaattagccaacgtgagactcccttccaacaatcctcaacctTCTCACGTTCTTCGTTGTTTTTGACAGAGTACATGGTTCAACAGCTTGGGATAGAGAAAGATGGAGTTGCTGAGATGAACCAGTTTCTGTACAGGAATTATGGGACATCCATGGCTGGCCTTAAGGTGCAATCTTTGAACGAATTTATGCATATTTACACAAACCCAGTTGATATTTGTTTCaaagtttcaaactttttgtgttgttttttaGGCTATTGGCTATGAGTTTGACAATGATCACTATCACAGGTACTCATATCCTCTTTTTGTCtcacttcttcttctccttttggaTCAAATTGTTATTGattctttgattcttcttttgcAGCTTTGTTCATGGAAGATTACCACATCATAACCTCAAGCGCGATCCTGTTCTTAGAGCTCTCTTGCTTAGTTTGCCGATTCGCAAAGTCGTAAGAACTTTCTTTCCGAGTCGatcgaatttcaaatttatatatacgTAGCGAGCGAGTTTAACATGTTATTAGGCTTTTTGGGAAAACCCAACTCAAAGTGAGGGTCGTGATTcataatatggtatcagaggtatgcccttaatttagccatgtcaatagaatccttaaatgtcgaacaaagaagttgtgaagctcgaaggtgtagtcaaaagtgactcatgtatcgaacaaagggtgtactttgttcgagactctagagaaggagtcgagtctcgattaagtggaggctattcgagggcTAAATAGACCTCATGGGAggtgagtctcgaaggtgtagtcaaaagtgactcatgagtcgaacaaagggtgtagtgtactttgttcgagggctccaaagaaaggagtcgagcctcgattaaggggaggttatTCGAGGGCTACAAAGACCTCAGGGGAGGTGAgtctcgaaagtgtagtcacAAGTGACTCttgtgtcgaacaaagggtgtactttgtttgaggccTCCAGAgcaaggagttgagcctcgattaaggggaggctattcaaGGGCTACATAGACCTTAGGGGAGGTGAgtctcgaaagtgtagtcaaaagtgactcctatgtcaaacaaagggtgtactttgttcgagggctccagagaaaggagtcgagcctcgattaaggggagactatTCAAGGGCTACATAGACCTCACtagaggctctatggtgtactttgttcgaggagaggattgttgggaaggagtcccacattgactaatttagggaatgattatggagaagcccaaaacaaagccacgagagcttatgctcaaagtggacaatatcatactatcgTGGAGATCTGTAATTCCTAACAAGTTGTTTTGGCTATGAAACAGATCTTCTCGAACGCAGACGATGTTCATGTTGCTAAAGTTCTAAATAGGCTTGGTTTGGAGGGTTGTTTTGATAGGATCATATGCTTTGAGACTCTCAACTCCTCTAATGATGGCTCTGAATCCGATTCAAAAAGCTCGACCGGGGACATCGACATCGACAACGACACTCCTCCGCCGCTCCCCGCCACACCGATTCTCTGCAAACCGTCCCCAAATGCATTTGAATCAGCACTCAAAATAGCCAACATTGACCCCAAAAGAACAGTAAGAAACTTCCCTTTCACCTCATTTTCTGAATGTAAAACCAGAGATTTAAATGATGGGTTTTGCAGCTCTTCTTCGATGATAGCATCCGCAACATAAAGACAGGGAAATCCATTGGCCTCCACACAGTGCTGGTGAGTTCATACTCATTTTCTCGAGCAGAATCATGGAAAGTGAGAAAATTGGAGAATTTTCTCGGAATCCAAACAGAAAtttaagaatcaaagaaatggGTTTTGCAGGTTGGATCATCAAACAGAGGAAATGGAGTGGATTATGCACTGGAAAGCATTCATAATATAAGAGAAGCATTGCCAGAGCTGTGGGAAGTGGatgagaagatgaagaacagaagGCTTTCTGGAAAGATTGCTTTGGAGACATCAATTGTAATGGCTTAATTGCCAACTTAATATGTGTTTTATTACCCTAATTATCAACTTTGGATCTTATATTCATCCATTTCTAATAAAGTTGATATACTATTAATGTAACGATCCATACCCTGTATTTGAAATCTATATTCGATACTTGATGGCTTCAACATTCTCTTGCATTCTCTGCATCGTAGAAAAATTATCAGAAGGCTGCTCGACATACAATTGCTCCGAGCAAAACACGCTTAGTTATGAAGTATCTTGTAACgatccagatccaccgctaacagatattgtcatctttgggtttctcccaagactttaaaatgcgtcaccagatattgtcatctttgggtttctcccaagactttaaaatgcgtcaccagatattgtcttctttgggcttctcccATGACTTTAAAATGCCTCTGCTacgggaaggtttccacaccctttataaaggtggTTTGTTATCCTCTCAGctggacatcacaatccaccctccttcagagTCCAGCGTTTTCGctagcactctttccttcctccaatcgatgtgggaccgcccccatatcccagtgtccttactggcacatcgcctcgtatCTACCCCTTTCGAgaaacagcgagaaggttggcacatcgtccgatgtctagctctgatatcatttgtaacgacccagatccaccgctagcaaatattgtcctctttgggctacCCCCCATatcccaacgtccttactggcataccgcctcgtatctacccccttcgggaaacagcgagaaggttggcacatcgtccggtgtctgactctaataccatttgtaacgaccgaaatccaccgctagcaaatattatcctctttgggctctccctttcgggcttccccctcaaagttttaaaacgcgtctgttaggggaagatttccacaccacCCTTATACacggtggtttgttctcctccccaaccaatgtggaacatcacatCCATATTATTGAGCCACTGAGAAAGAAGTGCACTTTGTTtgtatagatagtaactttcatttactttttaagcctttcttagtcatcctataCTCATGATAGCTCTCAGATATGGTCTTGGTTTATTCATGTACTACTCTTTTACTCGagtttcataattaatatacttggtttgttatattattgaagGAATCAATAACATTGATATAGTTGTTTATGACGTTGATATACCGATGCTATACCGAATATGAATATTGGTATACTAagatatatctaatatatgtacttcatatgatttataattaatatatttaatttgatatataattcatacttttgaaaattaacgaaaaataaaattccaatttcaattattttgtcaTATTTGcacattttaaatgtttataacaaattaattttttttaattaataaattaaaatttttaaatcttttaattaagttaaataatagtacaaataaatttaaattattattaaaactgaaaactaaaatattatttcttgaaacaaagaatttaaataccaaatatattttaaaaattttctctcGAAGAAATACATGTATGAATCCTTAGTGGAAAGTTCCAATCAATCTAATTCTTCTAATTGAAAAAGGGTTTAGAACACTGTAATTATGGattaagaaaaggaaatctcGTAAGAAATTCAGGAGGGGATCGATTGATGTTATCTAAGCGGATTGCATTTAGTTCATCAACTCATTAATGTAATTACAATTTGAATCTAGTTTAATCGATGAGAACAGAGTTCATACC
This genomic interval from Cucurbita pepo subsp. pepo cultivar mu-cu-16 chromosome LG20, ASM280686v2, whole genome shotgun sequence contains the following:
- the LOC111782635 gene encoding uncharacterized protein LOC111782635 isoform X1 — its product is MINTLISQRETPFQQSSTFSRSSLFLTEYMVQQLGIEKDGVAEMNQFLYRNYGTSMAGLKAIGYEFDNDHYHSFVHGRLPHHNLKRDPVLRALLLSLPIRKVIFSNADDVHVAKVLNRLGLEGCFDRIICFETLNSSNDGSESDSKSSTGDIDIDNDTPPPLPATPILCKPSPNAFESALKIANIDPKRTLFFDDSIRNIKTGKSIGLHTVLVGSSNRGNGVDYALESIHNIREALPELWEVDEKMKNRRLSGKIALETSIVMA
- the LOC111782635 gene encoding uncharacterized protein LOC111782635 isoform X2, translated to MVQQLGIEKDGVAEMNQFLYRNYGTSMAGLKAIGYEFDNDHYHSFVHGRLPHHNLKRDPVLRALLLSLPIRKVIFSNADDVHVAKVLNRLGLEGCFDRIICFETLNSSNDGSESDSKSSTGDIDIDNDTPPPLPATPILCKPSPNAFESALKIANIDPKRTLFFDDSIRNIKTGKSIGLHTVLVGSSNRGNGVDYALESIHNIREALPELWEVDEKMKNRRLSGKIALETSIVMA